The sequence below is a genomic window from Tissierellales bacterium.
AACCTAAACAAAAGCTTTTTTATATTTAGTAAAATAATAAAGGTTCTAGAAAGTTTCATAGTTTTAGAATATAAAAATATAAATTATAAACTCTTTCTATATAATAAACCCTATAAAGGAGAAGTGAGAAAAAACTAGATTCTCTTTATTTTTTATGATTGTAACTTTTTAAGGAGAATTGCGTAAGATGTAGAGATTATTACTTTAGGAGGGATTTAAATGAAACAACTAGCTAGAGCATACGTTCCTTTTCAAATTATGAATCAAATTTTTTCACCAGAGGAAGCACTTAGAAAAGGAACTCTCTTTCCAGAATTATATGAACCGTATATGACTGAAAGAAATAGTAGTAGAGGAGGAAGGTATTATGGATAATGATCAATTACAATTATTGA
It includes:
- a CDS encoding spore coat associated protein CotJA, which encodes MKQLARAYVPFQIMNQIFSPEEALRKGTLFPELYEPYMTERNSSRGGRYYG